In the Setaria italica strain Yugu1 chromosome VI, Setaria_italica_v2.0, whole genome shotgun sequence genome, one interval contains:
- the LOC101753574 gene encoding indole-2-monooxygenase: MLLRLGTVPNLVVSSPRAAQLVMRTHDHAFASRPTSRISDALLYGSSDIGFSPYGEHWRQLRRLVTTHLFSVKKVNSYRLARQDEVRLVMEKIREAVAGCKVVDISEMMNTFANDIVCRAVSGKFFRAEGRNKLFRELIVTIISLIDGFNLEEYFPRLANVLGSLTSWFASNKAEKTHKIWDELLETIISDHEGRGRSSEQGHVVGGGVEQEETDFVDVLLSVQKEYGITRDHIKAILMDMFAAGTDTSSLVLELAMAELMRSPQLMTKLQAEVRENTPKGQEMVAQDDIASMTYLRAVVKETLRLHPPVPLLLPRISMVDCEFDGYTIPSGTRVIINEWAIGRDPESWEKAEEFMPERFLEGGSAAAVDFRGNDFQFVPFGAGRRICPGLNFGMATVEIMLANLVYRFDWELPAGMEKEDIDLTEVFGLTVHPKEKLILVPKPRGSVVHAA, translated from the exons atgctcctccgcctcggcacGGTCCCGAACCTGGTCGTGTCGTCGCCGCGCGCTGCGCAGCTTGTCATGCGCACGCACGACCACGCCTTCGCCTCGCGGCCGACGTCCAGGATCTCGGACGCCCTGCTTTACGGGTCGTCGGACATCGGCTTCTCCCCCTACGGCGAGCACTGGCGCCAGCTCAGGAGGCTCGTCACCACGCACCTCTTCTCCGTCAAGAAGGTGAACTCATACCGCCTCGCCCGGCAAGACGAG GTGCGCCTGGTTATGGAGAAGATCCGGGAGGCGGTGGCCGGGTGCAAGGTGGTGGACATCAGCGAGATGATGAACACGTTCGCAAACGACATCGTGTGCCGGGCCGTGTCGGGCAAGTTCTTCAGGGCGGAAGGCCGGAACAAGCTCTTCCGGGAGCTGATCGTGACGATCATTAGTTTGATTGATGGGTTCAACCTGGAAGAGTACTTCCCAAGGCTAGCAAACGTGTTAGGTTCGCTCACCAGCTGGTTTGCGAGTAACAAGGCCGAGAAGACACACAAAATATGGGATGAGTTGCTTGAAACGATAATAAGCGACCACGAGGGACGGGGAAGAAGCTCTGAGCAGGGGCATGTTGTTGGCGGTGGTGTTGAGCAAGAAGAGACTGACTTCGTCGATGTGTTACTCTCAGTTCAGAAGGAGTATGGTATCACCAGAGACCATATCAAGGCCATCTTAATG GACATGTTTGCTGCGGGCACGGACACGTCATCATTAGTTCTAGAACTCGCGATGGCGGAGCTCATGCGCAGCCCTCAGCTCATGACCAAGCTACAAGCTGAGGTGAGGGAAAACACACCCAAAGGACAAGAAATGGTGGCGCAAGATGACATAGCTAGCATGACATATCTAAGAGCTGTGGTGAAGGAGACGCTCAGGCTGCACCCACCAGTGCCGCTGCTTCTCCCTCGCATCTCTATGGTGGACTGCGAGTTCGATGGCTACACGATCCCCTCTGGGACGCGGGTCATCATCAACGAATGGGCTATTGGTAGGGATCCGGAGTCCTGGGAGAAAGCAGAGGAGTTCATGCCAGAGAGGTTCCTCGAAGGTGGCAGCGCTGCGGCTGTCGATTTCAGGGGCAATGACTTTCAGTTTGTGCCGTTCGGGGCTGGCCGGAGGATCTGCCCTGGCCTCAACTTTGGCATGGCTACTGTTGAGATCATGCTGGCAAACCTTGTGTACCGTTTTGACTGGGAGCTGCCGGCTGGCATGGAGAAGGAGGACATAGATCTAACGGAGGTGTTTGGGTTGACTGTCCATCCCAAAGAGAAGCTCATCCTGGTTCCAAAACCACGTGGTAGTGTTGTTCATGCCGCGTAA